A genomic window from Novipirellula caenicola includes:
- a CDS encoding M60 family metallopeptidase: MNFASTNIIGHAYWGVALILRVSVLAIAMTSLAQAANSPGDLMQRAIRLQSNLDGITDSPESVLEALAVVQQYEHAVGPLFMNTATKRGFSREPSDKLKLEHAIFDIQQALIDRAYTAEGLQRFHKILNGKRFETSQYFPGAIDPPVNPKTTYKVQINASQPTAWGSPVAGHDSPARRPTGCYLAPGSIVLVAVPQAMVNKGYNIRVGAHSWDLQKKPIIKRLDRVSLVYPITKTLTGIANPLGGGIYIEVPYQANLGIQEIQVRGAVRAPFYSARSFETTPLAKWRSEERRQPAPWADFESDKFMMQVPSAWVRQLNDPETLMQDWDKAMDGVSELFGYPLVRSKTVLYLQADVTMRGSANFPGYPQSNYAFNPYQLELNKSRHAWMVKGPQYADWTVFHEVGHSQQISKFRGETEAVVNLPHAAIMNNKFGMPLDKAFGESVGGKTQMSLDEAAITWMVTENFRQGKPMNHSNKPGDEMKYQHRGYGKYVEIAYLFGWDALGRFWRAENERWKPGDRVPQNSDPTDARILRLSKAAGVDLTPLIHFWGIQPQNPAALARSIRAAGLKPSPRIKERLEHYMTIVPQNNADFRRHTKVAYPRGLGQAKDPKYGEGWYQVWLTKYDESHRNAAKEAIQDIVRRYFDSQPDRRSNAG, encoded by the coding sequence ATGAACTTCGCGAGCACGAACATCATTGGCCATGCGTACTGGGGGGTGGCATTGATTTTGCGAGTCAGCGTACTCGCGATTGCGATGACGTCGTTGGCCCAAGCGGCAAATTCACCCGGTGATCTTATGCAGCGAGCCATTCGTCTGCAAAGCAATCTGGACGGTATTACCGATAGCCCCGAATCCGTATTGGAAGCGTTGGCGGTTGTGCAGCAGTACGAACACGCCGTGGGGCCGCTGTTTATGAACACGGCAACCAAACGAGGATTTTCACGGGAACCATCTGACAAGCTCAAGTTAGAACACGCCATCTTTGACATCCAGCAGGCGTTGATCGATCGGGCTTACACGGCCGAGGGTTTGCAACGGTTTCACAAAATCTTGAATGGCAAACGGTTCGAGACGTCGCAGTACTTCCCCGGCGCGATCGACCCGCCTGTGAATCCAAAGACGACGTACAAGGTGCAGATCAATGCGTCTCAGCCGACCGCATGGGGGTCACCCGTCGCTGGACACGACAGCCCGGCTCGGCGTCCAACGGGATGTTATTTGGCGCCCGGCAGTATCGTGTTGGTCGCGGTGCCGCAAGCCATGGTCAATAAAGGCTATAACATTCGGGTGGGGGCGCATTCGTGGGACTTGCAAAAGAAGCCCATCATCAAACGACTCGATCGCGTGTCGTTGGTTTATCCGATCACCAAGACGTTGACCGGGATCGCGAATCCGCTTGGGGGTGGAATCTATATCGAGGTTCCCTATCAAGCGAATCTTGGCATTCAAGAAATTCAGGTGCGTGGTGCGGTTCGGGCACCCTTCTATTCGGCACGCAGTTTCGAGACAACGCCTTTGGCAAAGTGGCGGAGTGAAGAGCGAAGGCAACCGGCGCCATGGGCTGATTTTGAGTCGGACAAGTTCATGATGCAGGTCCCCAGTGCCTGGGTTCGACAACTGAACGATCCCGAAACCTTGATGCAAGATTGGGACAAAGCGATGGACGGCGTCTCGGAACTATTCGGGTATCCGTTGGTTCGATCAAAAACGGTGCTATATCTGCAAGCCGACGTAACCATGCGCGGATCGGCGAACTTTCCCGGTTACCCGCAATCCAATTATGCCTTTAATCCCTACCAGCTTGAGCTCAATAAATCGAGGCACGCTTGGATGGTCAAAGGCCCCCAATACGCGGATTGGACCGTGTTCCATGAGGTTGGGCACTCACAACAGATTTCCAAGTTTCGTGGCGAGACGGAGGCCGTTGTGAACTTGCCACACGCGGCCATCATGAATAACAAGTTCGGGATGCCTCTGGATAAGGCGTTCGGTGAATCTGTCGGTGGCAAAACTCAAATGTCTTTGGACGAAGCGGCCATCACGTGGATGGTCACAGAAAACTTTCGGCAGGGCAAGCCGATGAATCATTCCAATAAGCCGGGCGATGAAATGAAGTATCAACATCGTGGCTACGGCAAGTACGTCGAGATCGCTTACTTATTCGGCTGGGATGCGTTGGGGCGATTTTGGCGTGCCGAAAATGAACGCTGGAAACCGGGAGATCGTGTCCCGCAGAATTCCGATCCAACCGACGCCCGAATCTTGCGGTTGTCCAAGGCAGCGGGAGTGGACCTGACACCGCTAATTCATTTCTGGGGCATCCAGCCGCAGAACCCGGCGGCATTGGCTAGATCGATTCGGGCAGCGGGCTTGAAACCGTCGCCACGAATTAAGGAGCGATTGGAACACTATATGACGATCGTCCCTCAAAATAACGCTGATTTTCGCAGGCATACCAAGGTGGCTTATCCGCGAGGATTGGGGCAAGCAAAGGATCCCAAGTATGGTGAGGGGTGGTACCAAGTTTGGCTGACGAAATACGACGAGTCGCACAGGAATGCCGCTAAAGAGGCGATCCAGGATATCGTACGTCGTTATTTCGACTCGCAACCGGATCGCCGATCGAACGCAGGCTAG
- a CDS encoding PDZ domain-containing protein — translation MRLHQLFTTVCLASLCTSGLALAGDNDARAAEDSQAKKSLQQDSQRGSDSQNQSSQRQSATSSDPNYRISPSGWIRMAIDYDNDGSFDAVETIFTYDLEKARESSRQRANRDAQNRDAQNRDAQKRHSQKQDDSRARSQQHDAGRQKASAERGDRAVAFKQEADDRDRNQSQSRQAANRSQETVTGKILQLRSETIVGIDEPCVIARIRSEDNWPAKAVLGPKSQIERLNLGEGDEITVTGRKGRVNDRSMLLASTVSSGGDKVTVNLPSSRNAKRVRGELLSMRTAQFRNYDRQFVIAEIQCQSGKKATVNLGAKSKVDQLNLSEGDELRLIVRPAKVNGEPAMVADEVMANGKSVNVSPPKQVARRDRASDRSNIRRSAQDSSRQTHASSNQSDRSSTHASNNQRSGDHQRSGDNANASQAALGIAVGETDEGVVILGIHPQSPAAETNLQAGDAIVSINGDSVDSPAGLVKMIKDKKPSENVRVKIRREDEERTVRVQLTSREKLMSSFR, via the coding sequence ATGAGATTACATCAACTCTTCACGACCGTTTGTCTTGCCTCACTATGCACAAGCGGTCTCGCTCTGGCCGGCGATAACGACGCACGCGCTGCCGAGGATTCGCAGGCTAAAAAGTCGCTCCAGCAAGACAGCCAACGCGGGAGTGATTCGCAGAATCAATCCTCACAGCGTCAATCAGCGACCAGCAGCGATCCCAACTATCGAATCTCGCCGAGCGGTTGGATTCGCATGGCCATCGACTATGACAACGATGGCAGCTTTGATGCGGTCGAAACGATTTTCACCTACGACCTCGAGAAAGCTCGTGAAAGCAGTCGCCAACGTGCCAATCGCGATGCCCAAAACCGCGATGCTCAAAACCGTGATGCCCAGAAGCGACATTCGCAAAAACAGGATGATTCGCGAGCCCGTTCGCAGCAGCACGATGCAGGGCGTCAAAAGGCTTCGGCCGAGCGAGGCGATCGCGCGGTTGCATTCAAGCAAGAGGCCGACGACCGTGATCGCAACCAATCGCAAAGTCGTCAAGCGGCGAATCGATCGCAGGAAACGGTTACTGGTAAGATTTTGCAGCTGAGATCGGAAACGATCGTCGGCATCGACGAGCCTTGTGTCATCGCTCGCATTCGCAGCGAAGACAACTGGCCCGCCAAAGCGGTCCTCGGTCCCAAGTCACAGATCGAACGCTTGAATCTCGGCGAAGGTGATGAGATTACCGTCACGGGCCGCAAAGGACGAGTCAATGACAGGTCGATGTTGCTCGCCAGCACGGTGTCCAGCGGCGGCGACAAGGTTACGGTCAATTTGCCGTCCAGTCGAAATGCAAAACGGGTTCGCGGCGAGCTGCTTAGCATGCGAACTGCCCAATTTCGAAACTACGATCGTCAATTCGTGATCGCCGAAATCCAATGCCAAAGCGGCAAAAAAGCAACCGTCAACCTTGGAGCGAAATCGAAGGTGGATCAGTTGAATCTGAGCGAGGGTGACGAACTGCGGTTGATCGTGCGTCCCGCAAAGGTGAACGGCGAACCCGCGATGGTGGCCGACGAGGTGATGGCCAATGGAAAATCGGTGAATGTCTCGCCGCCAAAGCAAGTCGCTCGTCGCGATCGAGCAAGCGACCGCAGCAACATTCGACGATCCGCACAGGATTCAAGTCGTCAGACGCATGCATCGTCGAATCAATCCGACCGCTCATCGACGCACGCGTCAAACAATCAACGATCCGGTGATCATCAACGATCCGGCGACAACGCCAACGCGTCACAGGCCGCACTTGGTATCGCAGTGGGCGAAACGGACGAAGGCGTCGTGATCCTTGGCATCCATCCGCAAAGCCCTGCGGCGGAGACTAATTTGCAAGCCGGTGATGCAATCGTCTCGATCAACGGCGACTCGGTCGATTCCCCCGCAGGTTTGGTCAAGATGATCAAGGATAAAAAGCCATCGGAGAATGTTCGCGTCAAAATCCGACGTGAAGATGAAGAACGAACGGTTCGGGTGCAATTGACCAGCCGCGAAAAGTTAATGTCTAGTTTTCGATAA
- a CDS encoding alkaline phosphatase, which produces MHSNPSSRFCLSVFAFLMILDVSLPAVAENVDPIAKMQTDAVTSRRADWGHWGPSPEKYSSWKTHSNRLIPVYTFGIDLDSVSGKNSLYRDASAIEKLYGSVPENTVNPKADYFDQTDVYRLQTSAIESGKKRVILFVFDGMDWDITRVAAIAKSGKIYHEGRGEGLHFLDYRGAKTDFGYCVTSPHNEGTSVDVNTQTVVNPDGKLRGGYDASLGGDAPWRPGVDADYPIGKSKKTKHAYAESSATATSLTCGIKTYNDAMNVDFMGREVLPIARKLQDDGFAIGVVTSVPISHATPGCAYGNNVHRNDYQDLTRDLIGRPSVFHPGGLPGVDVLIGGGWGIDKDKDGAQGDNYVPGNKYIAADDLSTIDVNNGGKYVVAQRTPGVAGPKVLSEGVRKAKESDKRLFGYFGAQGGHLPYQTADGNYDPVVSYGSSKPEKAEVYSEADLHENVKLDQMAIAALDVLDSRSDRWWLMIESGDVDWANHSNNIDNSIGAVHSGDDAFAAVVSWIEQHGGWDQTALILTADHGHYFNLDRPDAFVPKPIE; this is translated from the coding sequence ATGCATTCAAACCCCAGTTCCAGGTTTTGTCTGTCGGTGTTCGCCTTCCTGATGATTTTGGATGTTTCCCTGCCTGCGGTGGCGGAAAACGTCGATCCGATCGCGAAGATGCAAACAGATGCGGTTACCAGTCGACGCGCCGACTGGGGGCACTGGGGGCCCTCACCCGAAAAGTATTCGAGCTGGAAGACGCACAGCAATCGCTTGATCCCCGTATACACCTTCGGAATCGATTTGGATTCGGTCAGCGGAAAGAACAGCTTGTATCGCGACGCGTCGGCGATCGAAAAACTGTATGGCTCCGTTCCTGAGAACACGGTCAATCCGAAGGCGGATTATTTTGACCAGACCGATGTCTATCGACTGCAAACGTCGGCAATCGAATCTGGCAAGAAGCGTGTGATCTTGTTTGTGTTCGATGGAATGGATTGGGATATCACTCGAGTTGCTGCGATCGCAAAGTCGGGCAAGATCTACCACGAAGGGCGTGGCGAAGGATTACATTTCCTGGACTATCGAGGTGCAAAAACGGACTTCGGTTACTGTGTCACCAGCCCTCACAACGAAGGCACGTCCGTGGACGTGAACACCCAGACCGTTGTGAATCCGGATGGCAAACTTCGTGGCGGTTATGACGCCTCGCTTGGCGGCGATGCCCCCTGGCGACCGGGGGTCGATGCCGATTATCCGATCGGCAAGAGCAAAAAGACCAAACATGCGTACGCAGAATCGTCGGCAACCGCGACATCGTTAACCTGCGGGATCAAGACGTACAATGATGCCATGAACGTTGACTTCATGGGCCGCGAAGTGCTGCCGATCGCTCGCAAGTTACAAGACGATGGCTTTGCGATCGGGGTGGTGACGAGTGTGCCGATCAGCCACGCGACACCGGGATGCGCTTATGGAAACAACGTGCATCGCAATGATTATCAAGATTTGACACGTGACTTGATCGGCCGACCCTCGGTTTTCCATCCTGGCGGTTTGCCCGGAGTGGATGTGTTGATCGGTGGCGGCTGGGGGATCGACAAAGACAAAGACGGCGCACAGGGCGATAACTACGTCCCCGGCAACAAGTACATCGCGGCGGACGATTTGTCTACGATCGATGTCAACAACGGCGGCAAGTACGTCGTGGCACAGCGAACTCCAGGTGTTGCGGGGCCTAAAGTCCTTAGCGAGGGGGTCCGCAAAGCCAAAGAGAGTGACAAGCGTTTGTTCGGTTACTTTGGCGCCCAAGGTGGCCACTTGCCGTATCAAACCGCCGATGGCAACTACGACCCCGTGGTCAGCTACGGCAGTTCGAAACCGGAAAAGGCTGAAGTCTATAGCGAAGCCGACCTGCACGAAAACGTCAAACTGGATCAGATGGCGATCGCGGCACTCGACGTTCTCGATTCACGTTCCGACCGTTGGTGGTTGATGATTGAAAGCGGTGATGTCGACTGGGCGAATCACTCGAACAACATCGACAATTCGATCGGTGCGGTCCACAGCGGCGACGACGCATTTGCCGCCGTCGTGTCGTGGATTGAACAGCACGGGGGCTGGGACCAAACGGCATTGATTCTGACCGCCGATCATGGTCACTATTTCAACCTGGATCGTCCCGATGCCTTCGTTCCAAAACCGATCGAGTAA
- a CDS encoding Fur family transcriptional regulator: protein MTKNDESLDLVKQAIRDAGLRATPARIATLQLLRASTSPLTHAVVAEHLATTGVDKATAFRNLNDMVDAGLLRRTEVGDHVWRFEAIMGEPGHDSAHPHFLCVDCGNVSCLDDVKLTAGSQRASEKVGEVTEILLRGHCNECR from the coding sequence ATGACCAAGAACGACGAATCGCTTGACCTGGTCAAGCAAGCGATTCGCGACGCGGGGCTACGAGCCACGCCGGCGCGAATTGCCACTTTGCAATTACTTCGCGCATCGACGTCCCCGCTCACCCATGCGGTCGTCGCCGAGCATCTCGCCACCACCGGTGTTGACAAGGCAACTGCGTTTCGCAACTTAAACGACATGGTGGACGCGGGGTTGTTGCGCCGAACCGAAGTCGGCGATCACGTCTGGCGTTTCGAAGCGATCATGGGTGAACCGGGGCATGACTCGGCACATCCCCACTTCCTCTGTGTCGATTGCGGCAATGTCTCCTGTCTGGACGACGTCAAGCTGACCGCAGGCAGCCAGCGAGCGAGCGAAAAAGTCGGTGAAGTCACCGAAATCCTGCTTCGCGGCCACTGTAATGAGTGCCGCTAA
- a CDS encoding class I SAM-dependent methyltransferase yields MKQQEAERFFDRDCASGYDQMQTRLAPLRDALHLLMEAMLSDMPSVCRVLCVGAGTGWELIRLAERHPQWTFTAVEPSAPMLEVCQRKAEEHGIRSRCVFHGGYLDSLPSTEPFDVATSLLVSQFILDREDRADFFREIGERLRIGGRLVNADLAADTDSPEYERLLEIWWHVMRTADVPSDGVERMKAAYGRDVAVLPPDEVKRLMVSGGFESPVKFLQTGLIHAWFTRRTTQDPSKRSSNN; encoded by the coding sequence ATGAAGCAACAAGAGGCAGAACGGTTTTTCGACCGAGATTGTGCGTCGGGATACGATCAGATGCAGACGCGACTAGCGCCGCTTCGAGATGCGTTGCATTTGTTGATGGAGGCGATGCTTTCCGACATGCCATCGGTCTGTCGCGTGCTCTGTGTCGGCGCTGGCACCGGTTGGGAGCTGATTCGGCTCGCCGAGCGGCACCCGCAATGGACGTTCACGGCGGTGGAACCCTCGGCGCCGATGCTTGAGGTTTGCCAACGGAAGGCGGAAGAGCATGGAATTCGTTCTCGTTGTGTGTTCCACGGCGGCTACCTTGACTCGCTCCCCTCAACGGAACCATTCGACGTGGCCACCTCGCTGCTCGTTTCGCAGTTCATTTTGGACCGAGAGGATCGAGCGGATTTCTTTCGCGAGATTGGCGAGCGACTGAGAATCGGCGGACGGCTTGTCAACGCCGATTTGGCTGCAGACACCGATTCACCCGAGTATGAGAGATTGCTGGAAATCTGGTGGCACGTCATGCGGACCGCCGATGTTCCGTCGGACGGAGTGGAGCGGATGAAGGCGGCCTACGGTCGCGACGTGGCGGTGTTACCACCCGACGAAGTGAAGCGACTAATGGTCTCCGGCGGATTCGAGTCTCCCGTGAAATTCCTGCAGACGGGGCTGATCCATGCCTGGTTCACGCGGCGGACCACCCAGGATCCATCGAAGCGTTCATCGAACAATTGA